In Balaenoptera musculus isolate JJ_BM4_2016_0621 chromosome 17, mBalMus1.pri.v3, whole genome shotgun sequence, a genomic segment contains:
- the LOC118883331 gene encoding glycine cleavage system H protein, mitochondrial-like, giving the protein MARKRRSVRAAVCSLSAISAPNAPCLPRPWGLRAGAVPALRTGPALLSGGKFTDKHEWVTTENGVGTVGISNFAQEALGDVVYCSLPEVRTKLNKQEEFGALESVKAASELYSPLSGEVTEINEALAENPGLVNKSCYEDGWLIKMTLSNPSELDELMSEEAYEKYIKSIEE; this is encoded by the exons ATGGCGA GAAAGCGGCGCAGCGTGCGGGCCGCGGTCTGCAGCCTGAGCGCCATCTCTGCGCCCAACGCGCCCTGCCTGCCGCGGCCCTGGGGACTGCGGGCGGGCGCCGTCCCGGCGCTGCGCACCGGCCCCGCTCTGCTGTCGGGTGGTAAATTCACAGACAAACATGAATGGGTAACAACAGAAAACGGTGTTGGAACAGTGGGAATCAGCAATTTTGCACAGGAAGCTTTGGGAGATGTTGTTTACTGTAGTCTGCCTGAAGTTAGGACAAAATTGAACAAACAAGAGGAATTTGGTGCTTTGGAAAGTGTGAAAGCTGCTAGTGAGCTCTATTCTCCTCTATCAGGAGAAGTAACTGAAATTAATGAAGCTCTAGCAGAAAATCCAGGACTTGTCAACAAATCTTGTTATGAAGATGGTTGGCTGATCAAGATGACACTCAGTAACCCTTCAGAACTAGATGAACTAATGAGTGAAGAAGCAtatgagaaatacataaaatctattGAGGAGTGA